The Clostridium botulinum BKT015925 genome includes the window ACTTCAGAACAACAGACGTAACAGGATCAATCGCTTTACCAGACGGAGTAGAAATGGTAATGCCAGGAGATCACATAGATATGACAGTAGAATTAATTACACCAGTAGCAATGGAAAGCAACTTAAGATTTGCTATCAGAGAAGGTGGAAGAACAGTTGGTTCAGGAGTTGTTACTACAATAACTGAATAATTTAACTGGATGTTAAGTTTTTACAAGTTAATATAAAATGAATTAAATTGTTTGCAAATATAGAAAAAAGGCCTTTGAATAAAAGGAGAGGGGGACGCCCTTCTCCTTTTGTTTGTAAAAATTCATATTATAAAAGAAATTTTTATAATAAATAAAAAATACTTGTCAAAACAAAAAAAATATTATACAATATAATAGTTGTGACACAGAAAAGGCGATGAAGCAAGAGGTTGCTGGAGATTTCCGGGTTATTCTTTGCTGAGCATGCTTTGATCTTGAATCAGGCGACGGTGTTATGAAATGTGAGGTAGTATTGCTTCTGAAATGCAACACCTGGAACAGTTTACATAATACTGATGTTACATTTTGAATTATTGAAGTATGAAAAGGAGGGAAATTTAATGGCAAATCAAAAAATTAGAATTAGATTAAAAGCTTTTGATCACACAATATTAGATCAATCGGCTGAGAAAATAGTTGAAACTGCAAAAAATACAGGAGCTAAAGTAGCTGGTCCAGTACCACTACCTACTGAAAAAGATGTAGTTACAATATTAAGAGCAACACACAAATATAAAGATTCTAGAGAACAATTTGAAATAAGAACACATAAAAGATTAATCGACATATTAAGTCCATCACCAAAAACTGTTGATGCTTTAATGAGATTAGACTTACCAGCAGGTGTTGATATCGAAATAAAACTTTAATACGTTAATAATTAGGTATTATGATCGTGAGGCGATCCGCTAATATTCTAGGAGGTGCAAGGAGAATGAAAAAAGCTATAATAGGAAGAAAAATTGGAATGACTCAAATTTTCGATGAGAACGGAAAAGTTATCCCAGTTACAGTTGTAGAAGCAGGTCCATGTGCTGTTCTTCAAAAGAAAACAGAAGAAAAAGATGGATATAATGCTATACAAGTTGGATTTGAAGATATAAGAGAAAAATTAGCTAACAAACCTAAAAAAGGACATTTTGCAAAAGCAGGTGTATCTTTAAAAAGAATAGTTAGAGAATTTAGATTAGAAAATATTGATGAATATGAAGTTGGAAATGAAATAAAAGCAGATGTTTTTGAAGCTGGAGATAAAGTTGATGTAACTGGAGTTTCTAAAGGAAAAGGATTCCAAGGAACAATCAAAAGATGGAACTTCCACAGAGGACCTATGGCCCATGGTTCTAAATACCATAGAGCTGTTGGATCAATGGGAGCTGCATCAGATCCATCAAGAACATTTAAAAATAAGAAAATGCCAGGTCATATGGGACACAAAAAATCAACTGTTTTAAACCTTGAAGTTGTAAAGGTAATGGCTGATAAGAACGTTGTTTTAATAAAAGGTGGAATACCAGGACCAAACAAAGGCTACGTTGTAATTAAAAACACAGTTAAAGCTTAATGTTTTTGAGAAAGGAGGATAAAGAATGCCTACAGTAGATTTATATAATAGAGAAGGTCAAAAAGTTGGAGATTTACAATTAGCAGAAGCTGTATTTGCAGTAGAAGTTAATGCAGATGTATTACATCAAGTTGTAGTTGCACAACTTGCAAATAAAAGACAAGGAACTCAATCAGCTAAAACAAGAGCTGAAGTTTCTGGGGGTGGGAAGAAACCTTGGAGACAAAAGGGAACTGGTAGAGCAAGACAAGGATCTATTAGAGCTCCTCAATGGATACATGGTGGTATAGTATTTGCTCCAAAGCCAAGAGAGTATAGAATGGCTATCCCAAAATCAATGAGAAGAGTTGCTATGAAATCAGCTCTAACTAGCAAAGTAAATGAACAAGAATTAGTAGTTCTTGAAAACTTAGAGTTAGAAGCACCAAAAACTAAAGAAATGGTTAAAATGATTAATGCTTTTGAAGCTAAAAAACCATTAATAGTAGTAGCAGAAAGCAATGAAGTTGTTTACAAATCAATAAGAAACATAGAAGGTGCAACTATAGTACCTGTAAACAATATAAATGTTTATGACATCTTAAAACATGATAAATTTATCATAACAAAAGATGCGGTTGCTAAGATTGAGGAGGTGTATGCATAATGTTAAACAGTTACGATTTACTAAGAAAACCAGTAATAACTGAAAAAAGCATGGCTGCTATGGCAGATAGACAATACACCTTTATAGTAGACATACGTGCTGACAAAACTCAAATCAAAAAAGCAGTTGAAGAAGTGTTCGGTGTAAAAGTTGAAGAAGTTAGAACTGCAAGATTTGAAGGAAAAGTTAAAAGAGTTGGAGTACACGTTGGAAAAAGAGCTGACTTTAAAAAAGCAATGGTTAAACTAACTGAAGATAGTAAGACTATTGAATTCTTTGAAGGAATGTAATTTTATACAAAGCAGTTATTGGCGAAATGCCAGATAAGCTACAGAAGGAGGGAATTTAAATGGCAGTTAAAAAGTTTAGACCCATCACACCTTCATTAAGACATATGACAGTTGCTACTTTTGAGGAAATTACTACAGATCAACCAGAAAAATCACTTCTTGTTTCATTAAAGAAGAAAGCTGGAAGAAATGCTCAAGGTAAAATAACTGTACGTCATCGTGGCGGTGGAGCTAAGAGAAAATATAGAATAATAGATTTTAAAAGAACTAAAGATGGAGTACCTGCAAAGGTAGCATCGATAGAATATGATCCAAACAGAACAGCATAC containing:
- the rplC gene encoding 50S ribosomal protein L3 — its product is MKKAIIGRKIGMTQIFDENGKVIPVTVVEAGPCAVLQKKTEEKDGYNAIQVGFEDIREKLANKPKKGHFAKAGVSLKRIVREFRLENIDEYEVGNEIKADVFEAGDKVDVTGVSKGKGFQGTIKRWNFHRGPMAHGSKYHRAVGSMGAASDPSRTFKNKKMPGHMGHKKSTVLNLEVVKVMADKNVVLIKGGIPGPNKGYVVIKNTVKA
- the rplD gene encoding 50S ribosomal protein L4 produces the protein MPTVDLYNREGQKVGDLQLAEAVFAVEVNADVLHQVVVAQLANKRQGTQSAKTRAEVSGGGKKPWRQKGTGRARQGSIRAPQWIHGGIVFAPKPREYRMAIPKSMRRVAMKSALTSKVNEQELVVLENLELEAPKTKEMVKMINAFEAKKPLIVVAESNEVVYKSIRNIEGATIVPVNNINVYDILKHDKFIITKDAVAKIEEVYA
- the rpsJ gene encoding 30S ribosomal protein S10; protein product: MANQKIRIRLKAFDHTILDQSAEKIVETAKNTGAKVAGPVPLPTEKDVVTILRATHKYKDSREQFEIRTHKRLIDILSPSPKTVDALMRLDLPAGVDIEIKL
- the rplW gene encoding 50S ribosomal protein L23, coding for MMLNSYDLLRKPVITEKSMAAMADRQYTFIVDIRADKTQIKKAVEEVFGVKVEEVRTARFEGKVKRVGVHVGKRADFKKAMVKLTEDSKTIEFFEGM